The genomic segment ACTTTGTTGATACGCAAATGATGAAGCAGTTCATGAATCATCTTATTATAAGACAAGTTTCCACCAACAAATTCGCTTAATCCATATCCTGGAAGATCCAATCGGACGACACAAAAGTGGTTTGCCAATACATGAAATTCATGATCCCACATACGAGAATCGGCAATACCTGCATGAATGAATAGTAAGTGCTCACCGATGCCTTTCGTTTCATAATACACGTTAGCACCTGTTGCTTTAAAAATTCCCTTTTCTTCATGTACATTCACTATATCCGTTCACCTCCACTCGTAAAAACCGCAAAGAAAGAGGCCGCTCCCCGCGCCTTTTTCTGCACTTACGTGAACATAAACTTTTGTGTCTGTATTCGCACACTCTGCACGATTCCAATACAGATCATACTCGACAACAAGGAACTGCCTCCATAGCTCAGAAAGGGCAGCGTCAGACCGGTAATTGGCATGATCTGGATCGTCATACCGATATTCTCAAAGACCTGGAACATGATCATGCCCACGATACCGGTGCACATATAACTTCCGAACGGATCATGGGTATCGACTGCTGTCCGGACAATTCGCGAGATCAGTAAGAAATACAGCAGAACGACGGTCACTCCACCGACGAAACCGAATGTTCCGCCGATGACAGAAAAAATAAAGTCATTATAGGCTTCAGGAAGTGAAATGGCCGCATTATAGCCGTGATGGAAAAATTCACCGGAACCGATAGAATTCAGTGACTGTATCAGCTGATATCCCTGTTCGTTTCTGAACTGATAAGGATTCTGCCAGGCAAGGAAACGGTCTTTCTGGTGACTTTTCAGTATCAGATCAATAATAAAAGGAAATTTAAACCAGCTGATCACGAAAAATACAAGGCCACTGACGATCATTCCCATGACTGCCGTGATTAATTTCCAGCTGATCCCGCTAACGATGATCATCGATACAATGATACTGAAAAAGACCAGAGACATACCAAGATCCGGCTGAATAAAAACGAGTATAAACGGTGGAAGCGAAATCAGAGCCAGTTTCCCAATCAGCAGAAGATCCTCTCTCATACCGCGAATCTGATACTGTTCATTATGCTTATCGATCGTTGCAGCCAGAGAGATAATCAAGAACAGTTTCATAAATTCTGACGGCTGAAGCTGACCGATACCAGGGAGTGCATACCAGCTCCAGGCACCATGTGAATCATCAACCAGTGGAATCGGCAGCCCGAGCTGAGCCAGAGTCAGCCCGAAAAGCAGAAACATGCCCAATCCGTAAAATATCCAGTGCATGCGTTTTAATCGATCATAGTCCATGATCATAATTAAAGAAGCAATCAGAAAACTGAATATATACCATCCAATCTGCCGATAGGCAAGGCTCATCGCCCGACTGCCTGTTTCATCCAGAGGTGCATAATATATGGAAATAAAACTGATACAGGCAAAAAGAAAGATGATAAAAACCATTGTATAGTCAATTTTTGATAACACATTTCTGTTCATAATGATATCCCTTTATACTGTGATTCCTGTTTAATGAAGAAAAACTGGCGCCTGCTGAGCCATAGTTACCCTCACACTAATTCGCATATTTTTTACGTTCTTATCATGTAAACAAGTCAACTGCACTTTACCAATCATAGCTTAAAGTCAATAAAAAAGAAATAAGGAGGGGGATGCGCTCATTAAAATAATATTCGTTAATCAATTCTGTTTTCCTGACTATCCATGATCGCTGACGTCAAAAATATTTGCCGATGCCTGTTTTCCATGTGAATCATTGATCAAGCGGATCGGGTCAGGACGCGTGCACCTATTAAATGATATAATACCCTCAGGATACATATCTGGGAGGTTTGAAAATGGAACTGACACTTGAAGGACGCACTTATGTGGTGATGGGTGTGGCAAATAAAAGAAGTATTGCCTGGGGAATCGCTCAGGCACTCGACCGGGCCGGAGCCAGACTGATTTTTACCTACAATAATGAACGGTTCCGTGAGTCGGTTGAAAAGCTGGCAGCTACTCTTCATGGTAAAAAAAGTCTGTTTTACCCGTGCGATGTGACAAGTGATGAAGAAATCAAAACGACTTTCTCAAAAATTAAAGAAGATGCCGGGGTGATTCATGGACTCGCTCATTGCATCGCTTTCGCCAGAAAAGAGGAACTGGGCGGCGAATATATGAATACGACACGTGAGGGTTTCCTCCTGGCTCAGAATATCAGCGCTTATTCTCTCACAGCAGTTCTGAAGGAAGCCAGAGGCCTGATGACGGAAGGGGGCAGCGTCGTCACGATGACTTATCTTGGTGGTGAGCGGGTTGTGACCAACTACAATGTCATGGGTGTAGCCAAAGCAAGCCTGGATGCCAGTGTCAAATACCTGGCAGGTGACCTGGGTAAGGATAATATTCGTGTCAATGCGATCTCCGCCGGCCCTGTCCGGACTTTGTCTGCAAAAGGCATCTCCGGCTTTAACAATGTACTGAAGGTGATCGAAGAGAAAGCACCGCTAAGGCGCTCGATCAGCCCGGAAGATGTGGGCAACACGGCCCTGTTCCTTTTCAGTGATCTTGCAAAAAACATCACCGGCGAAACGATTCATGTCGATGCCGGGTTTAATATTGTCGGACTCTGATACGGCATGCTGTCCGGAATAACGTCCCTGTCCTCATCCTGAGGCCGGGGACGTTTTTTCAGTTCACACTTAAGATATGATAAAAAAATTCGCAATAACGCAAGCTCCCTGATGGCCGGCTACTCGCGAGGCGGTCAGTCTTTCTTCATTCGAGATCGAAAATGGGCCGATGACTATACCGGAACACAGGCAGGTGCATATAGTGTCACGAAACCATTTGCGGGAGGGAATTAAATTGCCTGAGGAGAAAAGAGAACCGAAAACGATTCATGTCGATAAACTGATCATCAAAGCGGATGAAGTGGTTTTTCAGCAAAACAGCCGGCATCCCCATTCCGATTTTGACAGAGGAGTCAGACATCCTGTCAGACGGGATATCTGGGGATTTCCAATACCGGGGACATTTCACGAACAGGAAACAAGAGCAGAGGGCCCTGCTGAAGAACATGAGGATGCCAAAGCGAAAGAAGAAAAATAAACAATAGCATCCTGATCAATCCCGGTCCGGGTCAGAAAACGGGCCGGATTATTTTCCTGCATGCATTTATCCCGCATTAACGGGCAGTAAGACCCCCACCTCAGGGTCATAAGGGTAAATGAACTGGCATCGGGTGGGGATAACTGCCCGTAAAATCCCGATTGGTTCAACTAACAATCAGTGGGGTATAAAGCGCCCCCACTGATTGAAGTTTCACTTTATCCCGCATTAACGGGCAGTAAGCCCCCCACCTCAGGGTCATAAGGGTAAATGAACTGGCATCGGGTGGGGATAACTGCCCGTAAAATCCCGATTGGTTCAACTAACAATCAGTGGGGATAAAGCTCCCCCACTGATTGAAGTTTCACTTTATCCCGCATTAACGGGCAGTAAAACCCCCACCTCAAAGTAATGAGGGTAAATGACTGGCACCGGGTGGGGATAACTGCCCGCAGCCGCCCGATGGGTTCAACTAACAATCAGTGGGGATAAAGCTCCCCCACTGATTGAAGTTTCCCTTATTCTGAACGAGACTGGACAAAGAGGCCTTCTTCCTTTGTCCATTCGGCAATCATCACGTCTTCAGGCTTATCAATGTTCAGTCGTTTCAGTTCCTGATTCAGCCACGCTTCACTCTTTCCCGCCCGACTCAAATTTCGTTTGATCACGATCCCGTCACTGATCAGCGTTATCGGAAGGGTAACGGAACGGGCAGGCAGATCAAGATCGCGGCGTGTCGCCTGATCTAATTCCGGTTTTTTAATGATTGATACTTTTCCATTAGGTTCAAGAACGGCGAATTGAACTTCTTTTATAGAAAAGATATTTCGATCACGGAGCAGCATCTGCAAATGATTTATATCTACTTTATTTTTTTTCAGTTCCTGTCTGTTGATCTTGCCGTTACTGATGACGAGTGCAGGCTGACTCTCGAAGAAACCGCGGGAAAGATGGAATTTTAAGGTGATAAAATCGATCAGAAAGATGAGCACGCCCCAGAAGAAAATAGCAAACAGGATTTTGATGATATGCGTTTCAGGGTCATATATTGCACCGCTGACGAAGTCGCCGACAACGATCATGGAAATAAAATCAAAAGGCGTGGCTTCCGACATGGATGCCCTGCCCATCACCTTTGTCAATAAAATCAACCCGAATAATCCCACACTAAGTTCAATCATGATGGATCCGAACGACTCCAAAGCGAGTGACCCTCCTCACAAGTACATGCCGGCAACTGAATATAAGCCTGACTTATCATGTACATTCCGGTATGGATTATGCATCGGGTGACCGGGCAGTCTCCTTGCATCGTGGATCAGTGGTGCGCTATGATATAATGGTTACATCTTTAAACCATATTTTTCAATCAGGGCACGTTTTATATCCGGCTGCCAGAATCGCCACGTATGAATTCCGCCACTTTCTACAAAAATATAGTGATCAGGTTCGCGACTGGAAAGGATGCGGTGCAGTTCACGATTGGGTTCCAGAAAGTTTTCCGTTGTCCCTCTTGTCGTTTTCACCGCCGTTTCGCCTCTTCCTGTTGAATGATAGATGAATGAAGGCAATTGCGTGGCCGATCTGATCTGCTGCATCATCTTACGGCTGCCGCAGTAAGGGGACTGCATGATGACACTGTCAAACAGATCCGGCCGGTTAAGCGCTGTCATCAAGGAGATCGTTCCACCCAGAGAGTCGCCGATTAATGTGCGGTCTTCTGGTGCTTCACTGATTGACCGCGTCGACGCGACAATCGGGAGCACGTCTTCAGATAACGCAGAAAGGTATGCCTGATACAGCGAACCTTCAGGATAGTAGAGATCCCATCGTGATGCCGGGGTTTCGTAGGGAATGGCAACGATAATCACTGGCCGGATTACTCCACCTGTAATCCATTTATCTGCCGTACTGGCCAGGCGTCCGATTTGAATATAGTCCCGTCCATCCTGAGCGATCAGTAAAGGATAGTTCTGATATGTGGTGTAATCAGGAGGAGTGTAGCAAATAACAGGAAGTATTCGATTCAGGGATTTGCTTTCTATCTGCATATCTGACATTTGTCCGGATAGTTTCATTTTTTGATCACTCCAGAAAGTCATTTTATATTATATATTAGCATACACTGTCTACCGGAAGATCTGTGTCCGGAGATATTTTCAGCCGGGTAAATCGATTCATCGTGGTCTGTGAAAGGAGACAGAGATAGAATGAAGGAAGAAAAATATTTAAAGAGCCTGACATATGCTCCCGGCCTGCCGGATGACGCTACTTTTTATTCTGCGCATAAAAAAAGGGTCACATCTCATGCGGTTTCCGAAGCTGCCGTTCGAGCGTTAAAGGAAAGAGGCGTCACGGTTTCGGATATAGCGGAAATCGTGTATGATCTTCAGAAGCCGTTCATGCCGCATCTTACCAAAGAGGAATGTGAGGAGAATGTGCACGGCGCGCTGGCAAAACGTGAATTACAGCACGCTATCCTGGTGGGCATTGAGTTAGATAAACTGGCGGAAAAGAAGAGGCTGTCTGAGCCGCTGCAGTCGCTCGTAGATCAGGATGAAGGTCTGTTTGGTGTTGATGAAACCATTGCGCTCGGGGCGGTCTCCAGTTTTGGCAGCATTGCCGCCACGACCTTTGGTTATCTGGATAAAGTGAAGCCGAAGATCATCGGCAAGCTCGATCTGGAAGAGGGCGGCCGGGTGAACACATTCCTCGACGACCTTGTTGCAAGTATTGCCGCCGATGCATCCAGCCGGCTGGCACATCGTGTCAGAGACGAAGAGGAAAAGCGATTTAAAAAAAGGAAAAAATAATCGAAAGCACGGAATCGAATCTTTTCGTTTCTGTGCTTTTTTGTTATAATATCCGTAATTCTCAGTAATACGATTGGATAAATGCAGAATGGGGCGATGACTGTGACTGCTTTTCTTATCATACATGGTTTTGGCGGAAGTACAGAGGGTCACTGGCAGGAGTGGCTGGCAAAAAAGCTGCGGAAAGCAGGCTTTCCTGTCTATTTCCCACAATTGCCTGACTGGTTTCATCCGGATAAAGACACTTGGCTGTCTGCGTTAAAAGAGACCATGGACAGAATTAAAGAAGAGAAGCTGGTCGTCGTGACGCATAGTCTCGGCTGCGTGCTCTGGCTTCATTATGCGGCTCTGAAAGCGGGCAGAAAAGCTGCCAGGGTGATTCTTGTATCACCGCCATCGCCACATCTGAGGACGGGCGCTCTTCGTGTATTTTTCCCTGATTCACCGGAGAAGGAACGTCAGGCTGAAGAAAGTGTGCAACGTTTTTACCCGTTTCCGGCAGAGACAGGCATCCTTCAGTCGGCTGCAGATCGAACCGTGATTGTCGCTTCATCAACAGATCCTTTTCTGCCGGATCATTCGATTCTCGACTATACGGTGTACCAGGTGCCGATTATTCTGCTGCCCGACATGGGACATATCAATTTGAGAACGGGATACGGGCCATGGCCATGGATTCTTGATGTCTGTCTTCATGGCAGGGTCCCCGGTCCGACAGATCACGATGACGCCGGGTACGGAGAATAAGGTGATCGGATAAGTAAAACGCCGGCCGCAAATGATGGCCCGGCGTTTTTTAGTTCGCTCTGCACGATTTACGGTATTCATTTTCCAGTTCTTTAACCGACAATTCATAGAGCTGTTGGTTTCTCCTTTTATATATCCCTCTGCCTAATAATTTTTCAATGAGAAATTCTTTTTTTCGATCGATGGCATTTGCTGTTCTGTCTGACATGCTGTTGTCCCTTCCTTTCACTGTCCCTGAGTCCTGTTATGAGAAGTAAGGCTGCATGCTTATTGGGTCAGGTCAGATAACCTTCCGGGTTCACGCCGGATACGGTAACAGTTATCTATTCGCGGGGCTGCACGGATTGCTGTCACTGAGAGGCCCGCATCCCAGGATACCCGTTTAAATATGTCTGATTCACACCGAGTAAATTCTACGAAATAACAGATAAACTGTCCACTTGTTTGTTATATGATCTAACAAGGTTCTTGTCAATCCGAATGATTTGATGTAATATAATCTTACAAATCAGAATTTCGGGAAAAAAGAATCTGTGGAGGAGATAAAGTGGCTAATCACTCTAAGAAGGACGCCTATCTGTTTAAGAAGGTCATTACTATCGGGACAGTTTGTGAACTGACAGGTTTGAGCGAGCGCCAGATTCGTTACTATGAGAAGCGGAAATTAATTTTCCCTGAACGATCAGACCGCGGAAACAGAAAATATTCCTTCTCCGATGTTGAAACACTGATGGATATAGCCAATAAAATGGAGGATGGAATGCAGACATCGGAATTACGTAAGGAAATGCAGAAGAAAGATAACAAAAAGGTAGACAGTAAACTGAGGGAGAGGATGATTCGCGGTCAGCTGAACGCCTATTTTAACAAACGGGACTGAGTGATCCGGCAGTGGCCGGATTTTTTTTGTCAGAAAGAGGATGATGATGCAGAAATTTTCCAATCATGTAAAAATCAGTGGGTTATTCACAAATTATTCATAAAACGTACATAGAAGAGTCATAATTATTTGCGAAAACCGGCTTAGATTCATACCGGGGAAGTTGTAAAGTAATAAGTGTGACAGATGTTACATTTACAGGTGTTCAATTATTTAACCGTTTACATGTCTTCCTAAATTTATTTGAAAAGAGAGAAGGGACGTATGTATGGATGTCTTAAGCCTGGCGAGATTTCAGTACGCGGCAACGACCATCTTTCATTTCTTTTTCGTACCGCTGTCCATCGGGCTTGTACTGATTGTCTCAATCATGGAGACGATGTATGTCGCCAAGAAAAATCCGGTTTATAAGAAAATGGCTCAGTTCTGGGGAAACTGCTTCTGATCAACTTCGCAATAGGTGTTGTAACGGGGATTCTTCAGGAATTTCAGTTCGGCATGAACTGGTCGGAATACTCCCGGTTCATGGGTGATGTATTCGGTGCGCCGCTGGCTATTGAGGCGCTGCTTGCCTTCTTCATAGAGTCAACATTTATTGGCATCTGGCTTTTCGGCTGGGACCGTCTTTCAAAGGGCGCACATCTGGCGTGTATCTGGCTTGTGACGGCAGGTACCATTCTTTCAGCACTGTGGATTCTCACAGCAAACTCTTTTATGCAGCATCCCGTCGGATTCACCATTAATAATGGGCGGGCGGAGATGAACGATTTCTTCGCATTGCTGGCCAATCCTCAATTTTTGGTAGAATTTCCGCATACTGTATTCGGATCGTTTGCGACGGGTGCTTTTGTTGTCGCGGGAATCAGCGCGATTGTCCTGCTCAGGAAAAAGCATATTGATTTCTATAAGAAATCATTCAAAATCGCTATTGTCGTCGGTCTGATTTCGAGTCTTGCGCTCACCCTGTTCGGTCATTTTCAGGCGCAGTACCTCGTACAGACACAGCCTATGAAGATGGCTGCGAGTGAAGCACTCTGGAAGGACAGCGGAGATCCGGGAGCGTGGACCGTAACGGCTTCAATTGATCCAAAGAATCATGAGAATTCAGCTGAAATAAAAATTCCTTATCTGCTCAGCTATCTGTCCTATGGTAAATTCAGTGGAAGTGTAAAAGGGATGGAAAGCCTGCAAAAACAGTATGTTGAAAAATACGGCGAGGGCAACTATATTCCTCCTGTGCGGACGACCTTCTGGAGCTTCCGCATTATGACCATAATGGGCGGCATTCTGTGCCTCCTGGCTATTATCGGCGCCATTCTTGCCTGGAGAAACAAACTGGTTAAGAGCAGATTCTTCCTGCACTGCATGGTCGCCTCGATTGCTGTTCCGTTTATCGGCGGGACGATGGGCTGGATCATGACAGAAATTGGACGCCAGCCATGGACGGTATTTGGTTTCATGCAGACGGCAGCGAGCGTATCGCCAAATGTTTCAGCCGGTGCCCTGCTTTTTTCGATCATTGCGTTTATGAGTATGTATACCATTTTGGCTGTTGTTATGATTTACCTGTTTGCTCGTGTCATTAAACAGGGACCATCACTGGATAATAAAGAAACGGTTCAGTCGAATGATCCATTTGACGGGGAGGGATATCACGTTGTCACTCAATGAGCTGTGGTTTATACTGATTGCTGTTCTGTTCGTCGGTTTTTTCTTTCTGGAAGGTTACGATTTTGGTGTGGGCATGGCGACGCGGTTTGTTGCCAGAGATCAGCTGGAAAGACGCATTATGGTCAATACGATCGGACCGTTCTGGGATGCTAATGAGGTGTGGCTGATTACGGCCGGCGGGGCGATGTTCGCCGCTTTTCCCAACTGGTATGCCACATTATTCAGCGGGTTCTATATTCCGCTCGTGGTCATGCTGCTGCTTCTGATCGCCCGGGGTACGGCATTCGAATTTCGCGCCAAGGTCGCGCATCCAAAGTGGACCGGGACGTGGGACTGGGCCATTTTTATTCCCAGCCTGCTCGTGCCCTTCCTCTGGGGCGTTGTCTTCTCAGCACTCGTTTATGGCCTGCCTATTGACAGTAAGATGAATATGCATGGTGTGTTTACAAGCTTCGTCAATCCGTACACCGTGCTCGGCGGGGTCCTGATTACGCTCCTTTGCCTTTATCATGGCCTGGTCTACCTGTGCCTGCGTACGGATGAAGACATTCAGGCACGGGCACGGAGCCTCGCCAAAAGGCTTTTCTGGGTGCTTGCCGCAGCTGCTGTTGCCTTTATCGTCGTTTCATTCTTTGTGACTGACATTTTTGAACTCAGAGGCGCCTTGCTGTACCCGATTTATGCGGTCGATGTCCTGGCGCTCATCCTGTCCGCCGTCTTTCTGTCGAAAAAGCGTGACGGCTGGGCATTCGGCATGAACGCCGGTGTGATCCTTCTGACCGTCGGATCTCTCTTCATCGGACTTTTCCCGAGAGTCATGATCAGTAACATCAATCCGGCTAATAATCTGACCATTTACAATGCAGCTTCCGGTTCATATTCTCTGACGGTTATGACGATTGTCGCACTGACGCTTCTGCCATTCGTTATCGGCTATTCGATCTGGAGTTATTATGTATTCAGAAAGAGAGTTACGAAGAAGGAAACCTTACAATATTAAATCAGAATCAGATAGAAAGGACGTGAACGCTTGGCCATCCTGACATCCAGCACGGGTTTTTGCCAAGCATGTCTATGGATCGCGATATATTAACTTATCCTGGTGCCAGGCGTCTCTTTGTCTCAGCAGCTTTTCTGACTTTAATCGAAGGGCTGTGTATTATCGGCCAGGCTGGGCTGTTAGCCGGTCTTGTGTCCGATCTTTTTACAGGACGATCGATTTCTTCAATGGGCAATCAGATCGTTCTTTTTTTTATTGTTCTGGCGATCAGGCATCTGTGTGTCTTAACGATTAAATCTCTTTCTTTTCGCTTTGCTGAGCGCACCAGTAAGTCGATGCGGAAAAGGTTCCTGAACAGATTATTTTTCACAGGATCGGAACAGATCAGAACAGGCGGATCCGGGACACTTGTCACGCTGACCCTTGAAGGCGTGGCGCAGGTGCGTCATTACCTGGAGCTGTTTATTCCAAAAATCGTTGCGAACGGGATCCTGCCGCTGATGATTCTGGTCTATGTCCTGACAAAAGACTGGCTGTCCGCTTTAATCCTTTTTCTGACCATGCCTGTTCTGATTATCTTTATGATCCTGCTCGGACTCGCCGCGCAGAAAAAGATGGATGACAGGTGGGCTTCTTACCGCGTGCTCTCCAACCACTTCCTGGATTCGCTTCGCGGACTGCCGACCCTGCGCTATCTGGGACTTGGAAAAATTCATGCCAAAACCATTGAGAGAGTCAGTGATAAATACAGAAAGATGACGATGGGGACGCTGAAACTTGCTTTTCTTTCCTCATTTGCACTTGATTTCTTTACCATGTTGTCTATAGCTTTTGTCGCTGTTGCTCTGGGTCTCCGGCTGATTGACGGGCATATATTACTCGAGCCGGCGCTCACTGTACTGATTCTGGCCCCTGAATATTTTACGCCTGTCCGTGAACTCGGGCAGGACTACCACGCGACTCTGGACGGGAAGGAAGCTGCTGAAAAAATCAATCATATCGCCCCTCAGCAAGAAAAAGAAGAGACGACAGGGGAAGAGGCCAGTGCCGACCGGTGGCAATGGTCAGATCACGCGATTCTGAAACTGAATGAGGTCTCGGCGGTTTATCAGGACAGCAACGGGAAAAAGGCACTGAATGATATCTCTTTTTCCGCACGGGGTGATGAAACCATCGGGATCATTGGATCCAGCGGGGCGGGGAAGTCGACTTTAATTGATGTCATCGGTGGTTTTCTGGCCACGGCATCCGGTCATATTGAAGTCAATGGCGTACCCGGATCATTTGCTTCAGGAGCCTGGAGAAAACAGGTGACCTATATTCCCCAGCATCCCTATATTTTCAGCGCCTCCCTTGGCGAAAATGTCGCCTTTTATCAGCCGGATGCATCCGGAAACCAGATCCGGGAGGCTGTTCGCGCCGCCGGACTGGATCAGCTGGTGGAGGAATTTCCGGGCGGGCTTGATGAGAAAATTGGCGCAGGCGGAAGGCCATTAAGCGGTGGCCAGGAACAGCGAGTCGCTCTGGCACGGGCTTTTCTATGTAACCGGCCGGTTCTGCTGCTTGATGAACCTACCGCGCATCTCGACATTGAAACAGAGTATGAACTGAAACAGACGATGATCCGTTTGTTCAAGGGGAAACTTGTATTAATGGCAACACACAGACTGCACTGGATGGATCAGATGGACCGTATTCTGGTCATTGACAGGGGCCGGATTGTTGAATCCGGGCCGCAGGATGAACTGATCCGCAAAAATGGTGTGTACACCCGTCTGGTACGGTCACAATTGGAGGGACAATCATGAAAGAATGGTTTGTACCTTATGCACAGAAACATTGGAGAGGGCTCGTTCTTTCAGCCGTTCTGATGTTCTTCGCACTCTTTTGTGCAGCCGGACTGCTCTTTACATCCGGGTACCTGATTTCAAAAGCGGCCCTTCAGCCGGAAAACATCCTGATGATTTATGTTCCGATTGTGGGTGTCCGTGCTTTCGGGATTTTCCGTGCGGTCTTCCAGTATGCCGGGCGCCTGACCAGTCACAGTACCATCCTGCGCATTCTTTCAGAAATGCGTATCAGACTGTATCACTGTCTTGAACCTGCGGCCCTGTTTATCCGGTCGAGGTTTCGTACCGGAGATCTGTTAGGTGTGCTTTCTGATGATATTGAGCATCTTCAGGATATTTTTCTCAGAACCGCACTGCCAGGGGGAACGGCCCTTCTGATTTATGCGCTGTGGATTGGCTTTCTCGGCTGGTTTGACCCGGTCTTTGCGATTCTTCTGGGCTTATATTTTCTGATTTTACTGGTCGTTTTTCCCCTGGTCTCACTGATGTGGGCCGGGAAGGCACATAAACGCTTATCAGGAATCAGGCACGGGCTGTATGACAAACTGACTGATGCCGTTCTCGGCGCGGGTGACTGGATGATGTCCGGCCGTCAGAAGGATTTTATCAGCAGTTATGAGGGACTGGAAAATCAGTCCATGCTCGTCACGAGACGCCTGAACCAGATCAAGATCTGGCGTGACTTTGTCTGTCAGCTGCTGATCGGACTGGCCGTTATTTTTCTCTTGATATGGTCCGGACATATGGCGTCTGGCGGGCATATGCAGTCCACACTGATCGCTGCATTTGTCCTGGTGACGTTTACCATATCAGAATCATTTGTCCCGGTTTCAGAGGCAGTTGAACGTCTGCCGCAATACAGGGAGGCTTTTACAAGACTCTCTAAAGTAGATAAAAGGGATCCGGAACTCCCCTCCGTTGCGGACAGTCAGCCTGTCTGGCCGGATATGCGGGAAATAATCATTGAGGCGAACCATGTCTTTTATCGGTATAAGAAAAAGGACGAATGGGCACTGCAGGATCTCTCCTTTCGTATCGGGCAGGGTGAGCGCGTCGCATTAATCGGGAGAAGCGGGGCAGGAAAGACGACCTTGATTCATACCATTTACGGAGCGCTCAGACCGCCCAGAGGATCTCTGACGCTCAATGGGGTACCTGCATACCGGTTTGGCGACAACATGTCGGAGTATATTGCTGTACTGGATCAGAACCCGCATCTTTTTGATACGTCAGTCCGGAATAACCTTGCTCTGGGTAATGAGCAGGCTACTGAAGAAGAACTCGTACAGGCAGCCAAGGCAGTCGGGCTGCATGAGCTTATTGAGCAGTTACCGAAAGGGTACCGGACGCAGATGCACGAAGCCGGATCGATTTTTTCCGGCGGAGAACAGGAGCGCCTGGCCCTGGCAAGAATTCTGCTGAAACAGACGCCAGTCGTCATTCTTGATGAACCGACTGTGGGGCTTGATCCGATCACGGAGAAAAAGCTGCTGCAGACGATATTCTCAACTTTGAAAGGGAAAACGCTGATCTGGATTACCCATCATCTGACAGGGGCTGAAAAAATGGATCAGATCTTCTTCATGGAAAACGGGCGATTCTGTATGAAAGGGGATCACCGTCATTTAATGAGGACGTATCCAAGATACCGCCGGCTCTATCAGCTGGATGTTCCGGATCATTTAAAACACATGCTTGATGCGCCATTTAATGAGGACATATGAAAAATGCCCGGCTGGTTTCAGCCGGACATTTTTTTTCAGGCGATCAACAAACGAAAGCCGCGCCTACAATGATTAACAGGATGAACAGAAC from the Sporolactobacillus sp. Y61 genome contains:
- a CDS encoding phosphatidylglycerophosphatase A codes for the protein MKEEKYLKSLTYAPGLPDDATFYSAHKKRVTSHAVSEAAVRALKERGVTVSDIAEIVYDLQKPFMPHLTKEECEENVHGALAKRELQHAILVGIELDKLAEKKRLSEPLQSLVDQDEGLFGVDETIALGAVSSFGSIAATTFGYLDKVKPKIIGKLDLEEGGRVNTFLDDLVASIAADASSRLAHRVRDEEEKRFKKRKK
- a CDS encoding FtsW/RodA/SpoVE family cell cycle protein yields the protein MNRNVLSKIDYTMVFIIFLFACISFISIYYAPLDETGSRAMSLAYRQIGWYIFSFLIASLIMIMDYDRLKRMHWIFYGLGMFLLFGLTLAQLGLPIPLVDDSHGAWSWYALPGIGQLQPSEFMKLFLIISLAATIDKHNEQYQIRGMREDLLLIGKLALISLPPFILVFIQPDLGMSLVFFSIIVSMIIVSGISWKLITAVMGMIVSGLVFFVISWFKFPFIIDLILKSHQKDRFLAWQNPYQFRNEQGYQLIQSLNSIGSGEFFHHGYNAAISLPEAYNDFIFSVIGGTFGFVGGVTVVLLYFLLISRIVRTAVDTHDPFGSYMCTGIVGMIMFQVFENIGMTIQIMPITGLTLPFLSYGGSSLLSSMICIGIVQSVRIQTQKFMFT
- the fabI gene encoding enoyl-ACP reductase FabI, which translates into the protein MELTLEGRTYVVMGVANKRSIAWGIAQALDRAGARLIFTYNNERFRESVEKLAATLHGKKSLFYPCDVTSDEEIKTTFSKIKEDAGVIHGLAHCIAFARKEELGGEYMNTTREGFLLAQNISAYSLTAVLKEARGLMTEGGSVVTMTYLGGERVVTNYNVMGVAKASLDASVKYLAGDLGKDNIRVNAISAGPVRTLSAKGISGFNNVLKVIEEKAPLRRSISPEDVGNTALFLFSDLAKNITGETIHVDAGFNIVGL
- a CDS encoding alpha/beta fold hydrolase; the protein is MTAFLIIHGFGGSTEGHWQEWLAKKLRKAGFPVYFPQLPDWFHPDKDTWLSALKETMDRIKEEKLVVVTHSLGCVLWLHYAALKAGRKAARVILVSPPSPHLRTGALRVFFPDSPEKERQAEESVQRFYPFPAETGILQSAADRTVIVASSTDPFLPDHSILDYTVYQVPIILLPDMGHINLRTGYGPWPWILDVCLHGRVPGPTDHDDAGYGE
- a CDS encoding alpha/beta hydrolase-fold protein, producing MKLSGQMSDMQIESKSLNRILPVICYTPPDYTTYQNYPLLIAQDGRDYIQIGRLASTADKWITGGVIRPVIIVAIPYETPASRWDLYYPEGSLYQAYLSALSEDVLPIVASTRSISEAPEDRTLIGDSLGGTISLMTALNRPDLFDSVIMQSPYCGSRKMMQQIRSATQLPSFIYHSTGRGETAVKTTRGTTENFLEPNRELHRILSSREPDHYIFVESGGIHTWRFWQPDIKRALIEKYGLKM
- a CDS encoding MerR family transcriptional regulator → MANHSKKDAYLFKKVITIGTVCELTGLSERQIRYYEKRKLIFPERSDRGNRKYSFSDVETLMDIANKMEDGMQTSELRKEMQKKDNKKVDSKLRERMIRGQLNAYFNKRD
- a CDS encoding Fur-regulated basic protein FbpA translates to MSDRTANAIDRKKEFLIEKLLGRGIYKRRNQQLYELSVKELENEYRKSCRAN
- a CDS encoding DUF421 domain-containing protein yields the protein MESFGSIMIELSVGLFGLILLTKVMGRASMSEATPFDFISMIVVGDFVSGAIYDPETHIIKILFAIFFWGVLIFLIDFITLKFHLSRGFFESQPALVISNGKINRQELKKNKVDINHLQMLLRDRNIFSIKEVQFAVLEPNGKVSIIKKPELDQATRRDLDLPARSVTLPITLISDGIVIKRNLSRAGKSEAWLNQELKRLNIDKPEDVMIAEWTKEEGLFVQSRSE